The proteins below come from a single Caulobacter flavus genomic window:
- a CDS encoding lipoprotein — protein MMKPLIIAAAAASLLAACGQKTDTADKTEGPAVSTSEAPRNTAVDTTPTTGDAGPTPGASSYTEAQAKGAIESAGYTGVGPLTQNENGLWQGKATKDGKEVSVSVDYKGAVTAM, from the coding sequence ATGATGAAACCCCTGATCATCGCGGCGGCCGCCGCCAGCCTACTCGCAGCCTGCGGCCAGAAGACCGACACGGCCGACAAGACCGAAGGCCCGGCCGTCTCGACGTCCGAGGCTCCGCGTAACACCGCGGTCGACACAACCCCGACCACCGGCGACGCTGGGCCCACCCCCGGAGCCAGCTCCTACACCGAGGCCCAGGCCAAAGGAGCGATCGAGTCCGCCGGCTACACCGGTGTCGGTCCGCTGACTCAGAACGAAAACGGCCTGTGGCAGGGCAAGGCCACAAAGGACGGCAAGGAAGTCAGCGTCTCGGTCGACTACAAGGGCGCCGTCACGGCGATGTAG
- a CDS encoding DUF5961 family protein, which produces MTQAANDDRRFSVHADHAGRHHARIVHEPTFEAAAVAYLEDLAIAPDEDEAIRVIVRDLDGGGEHCFRVDVETGQTAPCG; this is translated from the coding sequence ATGACCCAAGCCGCCAACGACGATCGCCGCTTCAGCGTCCATGCCGATCATGCGGGCCGCCATCACGCGCGCATTGTCCACGAACCCACGTTCGAGGCCGCGGCTGTGGCCTATCTGGAAGACCTGGCCATCGCGCCCGACGAGGACGAGGCCATCCGCGTGATTGTCCGCGACCTCGACGGCGGCGGCGAGCATTGCTTCCGCGTCGACGTCGAGACCGGCCAAACCGCGCCTTGCGGCTGA
- a CDS encoding glycoside hydrolase family 65 protein translates to MNTPINPPPVAGAGRRELPAYVANGLVGLRVRETPLQAGMCLVSGFSGQHYERQIEAAAVAPYPLAGDLALDGVWLSDVPHQVTELQQDYDFSCGELTSRFVCEAQGRRAAVEVVTFCSRRDPTLVCQEIAVTVGKACALGLRASIDAAGVDGAALRHSRQTPGEDAPACDGSLLWSSAGDLSTCGLALVTEVLGAGEVEPIRPPLRDDRLVSEYGLAARAGRTVRLRQIVSIVPDVLHALPDQQAQRLVAKARSDGFDQVRRQNRAEWDELWKSRIRVEGADERWQGIVDAAFFYLNSSVHASSPASTSIFGLATWHDYHYYYGHVMWDIEAFAVPALCTIQPHAAKAMLEYRFTHLDGARRNAQLMGRRGLQFPWESAPRSGEEAAPMPGTAAWHEDHVSLDVARAFVFYADVTGDREFLRTRTWPVVSGVCEWIASRVSKVRGGYAIKASMGIAERQQPVDNAAFTNMGAVVVLHAGLRIAEDLGLAADPAWREIAEGMQIPRRGQAVVSHDDFRTNEEKGATPDPLMGLFPFGYAMTPEEEAATLSLYLDLADDYIGSPMLSALYGAWAARLADRERALALLEAGYGQFVVGRFLQTLEYRADRFPEQPQAGPFFANIGGFLTGLLFGFTGVFPSGVQPDAWSGRPVVLPKGWSAIEIDQLWVRGRSMGLTARQGETARLA, encoded by the coding sequence ATGAACACCCCGATCAACCCGCCCCCTGTCGCCGGCGCTGGACGTCGTGAACTTCCAGCCTATGTCGCCAACGGTCTGGTCGGCCTGCGGGTGCGAGAGACGCCCCTGCAGGCCGGCATGTGCCTGGTCAGCGGCTTTAGCGGTCAGCACTACGAACGGCAGATCGAGGCGGCGGCGGTGGCGCCCTATCCTTTGGCGGGGGACTTGGCTCTGGATGGCGTCTGGCTGTCGGACGTGCCCCACCAAGTCACCGAGCTTCAGCAGGACTACGACTTCTCATGCGGCGAACTCACCTCGCGCTTCGTGTGCGAAGCGCAGGGGCGGCGGGCGGCGGTGGAGGTCGTGACCTTCTGCAGCCGACGCGATCCGACCCTGGTCTGCCAGGAGATCGCCGTCACGGTCGGCAAGGCCTGTGCTCTGGGATTGCGAGCGAGCATCGACGCCGCGGGCGTCGACGGGGCCGCCTTGCGCCATAGCCGCCAGACCCCCGGCGAGGACGCGCCAGCCTGCGACGGCTCGCTGCTGTGGAGTTCTGCGGGAGATCTGTCCACCTGCGGCTTGGCCCTGGTCACCGAGGTGCTAGGCGCTGGCGAGGTCGAGCCGATCCGCCCACCGCTGCGCGATGACCGCCTGGTCAGCGAATATGGGCTGGCGGCGCGGGCAGGGCGGACGGTGCGGCTTCGCCAGATCGTCAGCATCGTGCCCGATGTTCTGCATGCGCTCCCCGACCAGCAGGCCCAGCGGCTGGTCGCCAAGGCGCGCAGCGACGGCTTTGACCAGGTGCGCCGCCAGAACCGCGCGGAGTGGGATGAGCTATGGAAGAGCCGGATCCGCGTCGAGGGCGCCGACGAGCGCTGGCAGGGGATCGTCGATGCAGCCTTCTTCTACCTCAACAGCTCGGTCCATGCCTCCTCGCCGGCTTCGACCTCGATCTTCGGTTTGGCGACCTGGCACGACTATCACTACTACTATGGCCACGTGATGTGGGACATCGAAGCCTTCGCGGTTCCCGCCCTGTGCACGATCCAGCCCCACGCGGCCAAGGCCATGCTCGAGTACCGTTTCACGCATCTGGACGGGGCGCGGCGCAACGCCCAGCTGATGGGGCGGCGGGGCCTGCAGTTTCCCTGGGAAAGCGCGCCGCGCAGCGGAGAGGAAGCCGCGCCGATGCCGGGCACGGCCGCCTGGCACGAGGACCATGTTTCGCTGGATGTGGCCCGCGCTTTCGTCTTCTATGCCGACGTCACCGGCGATCGGGAGTTCCTGCGCACGCGGACCTGGCCAGTGGTGTCCGGGGTCTGCGAATGGATCGCCAGCCGGGTTTCCAAGGTGCGCGGCGGCTACGCCATCAAGGCCTCGATGGGCATCGCCGAGCGTCAGCAGCCGGTGGACAACGCCGCCTTCACCAACATGGGCGCGGTGGTGGTGCTTCACGCCGGATTGAGGATCGCCGAGGATCTTGGATTGGCCGCCGATCCGGCCTGGCGGGAGATCGCCGAGGGCATGCAGATCCCACGCCGCGGCCAGGCGGTGGTTTCGCACGACGACTTCCGCACCAACGAGGAAAAGGGCGCCACGCCCGATCCCCTGATGGGCTTGTTTCCCTTCGGCTACGCGATGACGCCCGAGGAAGAGGCCGCGACGCTGTCGCTCTATCTCGACCTGGCCGACGACTACATCGGCAGTCCGATGCTGTCGGCGCTCTATGGCGCCTGGGCCGCCCGGCTCGCCGATCGGGAACGCGCGCTCGCCTTGCTTGAGGCCGGCTATGGCCAGTTCGTGGTCGGACGCTTTCTGCAGACCCTCGAATACCGCGCCGACCGATTTCCCGAGCAGCCCCAGGCCGGTCCTTTCTTCGCCAATATCGGCGGCTTCCTGACGGGTCTGCTTTTTGGGTTCACCGGGGTCTTCCCATCGGGAGTTCAGCCCGACGCCTGGAGCGGGCGCCCCGTCGTCCTGCCCAAGGGGTGGTCGGCAATCGAAATCGACCAGCTTTGGGTCCGGGGACGGTCCATGGGCCTGACGGCCCGCCAGGGCGAGACCGCTCGTTTGGCCTGA
- a CDS encoding KGG domain-containing protein, protein MALHAETASTSKRGFAAMSPEKRRQIAAKGGAAVPPEKRSFSQNRDLAASAGRAGGSSNRSRAEA, encoded by the coding sequence ATGGCCTTGCACGCCGAAACCGCCTCCACGTCCAAGCGCGGCTTTGCCGCCATGTCGCCGGAAAAGCGTCGCCAGATCGCGGCCAAGGGCGGCGCCGCCGTGCCCCCGGAAAAACGCAGCTTCTCCCAGAACCGCGACCTGGCCGCCTCGGCCGGCCGGGCCGGCGGCTCGTCCAATCGCTCGCGCGCCGAGGCCTGA
- a CDS encoding Ku protein, which translates to MAYRPTWQGHLRLSLVTCPVALYTATSSGGEVHFNLINPETNNRIKMVTTDPDTGPIERSKLVKGYEVSKGEYILLTQDEINDVKLESTKTIDIERFVPAEDIDRRYWDNPYYLAPDGKLAQEAFAVIRESMARSGQIALGRVVMSTRERLLALEPSGKGILAYTLRTDAEVRDEKEVFGSISDKDADPQMIAIAQKIIEQKEGPFDPSQFVDRYEEALKDLIKAKQKGHKVAKVEEPEDTNVIDLMAALRASLGGDGAPKSGGEKASTAQASSKAAGKTAAKAKTPAKAKAKPKASTGQGRTRKAG; encoded by the coding sequence ATGGCTTACCGCCCCACCTGGCAAGGACATCTCCGCCTCTCGCTCGTGACCTGTCCGGTGGCGCTCTACACGGCGACCAGCAGCGGTGGCGAGGTGCATTTCAACCTGATCAATCCGGAGACCAACAACCGGATCAAGATGGTCACCACCGACCCCGACACCGGGCCGATCGAGCGCTCCAAGCTGGTGAAAGGCTATGAGGTCTCCAAGGGCGAATACATCCTCCTGACCCAGGACGAGATCAACGACGTCAAGCTGGAGAGCACCAAGACCATCGACATCGAGCGGTTCGTGCCGGCCGAGGACATCGATCGCCGCTACTGGGACAATCCCTACTATCTGGCCCCCGACGGCAAGCTGGCCCAGGAGGCCTTCGCGGTGATCCGCGAGTCCATGGCCCGCTCCGGCCAGATCGCCCTGGGCCGTGTGGTGATGTCGACGCGCGAGCGTCTCCTGGCCCTGGAGCCGAGCGGCAAGGGCATCTTGGCCTACACCCTGCGCACCGATGCGGAGGTCCGCGACGAGAAGGAGGTCTTCGGGTCGATCAGCGACAAGGACGCCGATCCGCAGATGATCGCCATCGCCCAGAAGATCATCGAGCAGAAGGAAGGCCCGTTCGATCCCAGCCAGTTCGTCGATCGCTATGAAGAAGCCCTCAAGGACCTGATCAAGGCCAAGCAGAAGGGCCACAAGGTCGCCAAGGTCGAAGAGCCCGAGGACACCAATGTGATCGACCTGATGGCGGCGCTGCGCGCCAGCCTTGGCGGCGACGGCGCCCCGAAGTCCGGCGGCGAGAAGGCCTCGACGGCCCAAGCCTCCAGCAAGGCCGCGGGCAAGACCGCCGCCAAGGCCAAGACCCCGGCCAAGGCCAAGGCAAAGCCCAAGGCGTCCACCGGTCAGGGCCGGACGCGCAAGGCCGGCTAG
- a CDS encoding alpha/beta fold hydrolase, whose amino-acid sequence MHDLIEPGWTLTHRAVNGLDLVVVEAGPADGAPVILLHGFPEFWWGWRRQIAALAQAGYRVIAPNLRGYAGSAAPKPVASYHLDILAADVLGLAKACGVSRFDLVAHDWGAVIAWRVLNLYPDLVARAVLMDGPHPDQLAAYAAAHPRQAARSAYVAMFQPPVLPELALRAFGYAALKASLRGSARPGTFSDRDLATYEWTWAQPGALSAMLNYYRALRLRRAQARPPAITTPVLVLWGQGDAFLEPGLARAALSLCQAGRLIVVPQAGHWLHLEQPAAVNAAILEFLGEGAETSGNGPGPPALVGEEADMSIKQQADQEIEASRDGDADLAFLLPEDQWDAFLSQTGAISQGDPPEATYRGVRFKRAPVTAIIHEEGF is encoded by the coding sequence ATGCATGACCTCATCGAGCCGGGCTGGACCCTGACCCATCGTGCGGTGAACGGCCTGGATCTGGTGGTGGTCGAGGCGGGGCCGGCCGATGGCGCGCCGGTCATCCTGCTGCACGGCTTTCCCGAATTCTGGTGGGGCTGGCGCCGGCAGATCGCGGCCCTGGCCCAGGCCGGCTATCGTGTCATCGCGCCCAATCTGCGCGGCTATGCCGGCAGCGCGGCGCCCAAACCCGTGGCTTCCTATCACCTGGACATACTGGCCGCAGACGTTCTGGGCCTGGCCAAGGCGTGCGGGGTTTCGCGCTTTGACCTGGTGGCCCACGACTGGGGGGCGGTGATCGCCTGGCGGGTCCTTAACCTCTATCCCGACCTCGTCGCCCGCGCGGTGCTGATGGATGGGCCCCATCCCGACCAGCTGGCCGCCTACGCCGCCGCCCATCCGCGGCAGGCGGCGCGCAGCGCCTATGTCGCGATGTTCCAGCCGCCCGTCCTGCCGGAGCTGGCCTTGCGCGCCTTCGGCTATGCGGCTCTGAAGGCGTCGCTGCGCGGCAGCGCCCGGCCAGGGACCTTTTCGGACCGGGATCTTGCGACTTATGAGTGGACCTGGGCGCAGCCTGGAGCCCTGAGCGCCATGCTGAACTATTACCGGGCCTTGCGTCTGCGCCGGGCGCAGGCGCGACCACCCGCCATCACCACGCCGGTCCTGGTGCTGTGGGGACAGGGCGACGCCTTCCTCGAGCCGGGTCTGGCCCGGGCGGCCCTGTCCCTCTGCCAGGCGGGACGTCTGATCGTCGTGCCGCAGGCCGGACACTGGCTGCACCTGGAACAGCCGGCGGCGGTCAACGCGGCGATCCTTGAGTTCCTGGGTGAAGGGGCGGAGACGTCCGGCAACGGGCCAGGGCCCCCGGCGTTGGTTGGGGAGGAGGCGGACATGAGCATCAAGCAACAAGCCGATCAGGAGATCGAGGCCAGTCGTGACGGCGATGCGGACCTGGCCTTTCTGCTGCCCGAAGACCAGTGGGACGCCTTCCTGTCGCAAACCGGCGCGATCAGCCAGGGCGACCCGCCTGAGGCGACCTATCGCGGCGTGCGTTTCAAGCGCGCCCCGGTCACGGCCATCATCCACGAAGAAGGGTTCTGA
- a CDS encoding putative bifunctional diguanylate cyclase/phosphodiesterase encodes MPISNVISLPSRRQGVEPELILAALGNLPHGLCMVGSDGRLAFCNLAFAALYDLPQHLTEPGAPREAIIAHCLRTGQGPMRGVAEHLAKSATAAPGQAVIGEYELADGRTVRVSHTPLAGGGYVATHEDISDRVAASAQIAFLAYRDTLTRLPNRAAFQKSFENAVAAAERAGEMFGVIMIDVDHFKDINDTLGHDAGDALLLSLADLLRRAFRKSDTVSRLGGDEFAVVLRGLAGPEDLARPIETLQALLRTPIEHAGRSFTISASIGAALHEDPDADPLHLLKNADVALYEAKAGGRNRCVVFQPAMRTQVEQRVELLREVRLGLAQGEFDLFYQPVVDIAANRVAGFEALMRWNHPEQGVLAPGAFMAAFDDSDLSLKLGEVALERALGQMRAWLDEGVELGRVAINVSTEQFRSGRLASDIADRLARWNVPASRLTIEVTENVYMGWGADVVASTVRQLHDTGVLIALDDFGTGYASLANLRQFPVDRLKIDKSFVQNVEDDAIVRAVINLGASMGMKVVAEGVEKPEQLATLSGYGCDQVQGYHFARPMPAAEVADFVARFGQV; translated from the coding sequence GTGCCGATATCAAATGTTATTTCGCTTCCCAGCCGCCGTCAGGGCGTCGAGCCCGAACTGATCCTGGCGGCCCTGGGCAACCTGCCCCACGGCCTGTGCATGGTCGGGTCCGACGGACGCCTGGCCTTCTGCAATCTCGCCTTCGCCGCGCTTTACGACCTGCCCCAGCACCTGACCGAGCCGGGCGCGCCTCGCGAGGCGATCATCGCCCATTGCCTGCGCACGGGGCAGGGGCCCATGCGCGGCGTCGCCGAGCATCTGGCCAAGAGCGCCACGGCCGCGCCAGGCCAGGCGGTGATCGGCGAATATGAACTGGCCGACGGCCGCACGGTGAGGGTCTCCCACACGCCGCTGGCCGGCGGGGGCTATGTCGCCACCCACGAGGATATCTCCGACCGCGTTGCGGCCTCCGCCCAGATTGCGTTCCTGGCCTACCGAGACACCCTGACGCGCCTACCCAATCGCGCCGCCTTTCAGAAGAGCTTCGAGAACGCGGTCGCCGCGGCCGAGCGGGCCGGGGAGATGTTCGGCGTCATCATGATCGACGTCGACCACTTCAAGGACATCAACGACACCCTGGGCCATGACGCCGGCGACGCCCTGCTGCTCAGCCTGGCCGATCTCCTGCGCCGCGCCTTTCGCAAGTCCGACACCGTCTCGCGCCTGGGCGGCGACGAGTTCGCTGTCGTGCTGCGGGGCCTTGCCGGGCCTGAGGATCTGGCGCGGCCGATCGAGACCCTGCAGGCGCTGCTGCGCACGCCCATCGAGCACGCGGGGCGCAGCTTTACGATCAGCGCCAGCATCGGCGCGGCGCTTCACGAGGACCCCGACGCAGACCCGCTTCACCTGCTCAAGAACGCCGACGTCGCCCTCTATGAGGCCAAGGCCGGCGGTCGCAATCGCTGCGTGGTCTTCCAGCCGGCGATGCGGACCCAGGTCGAGCAGCGCGTCGAGTTGCTGCGCGAAGTGCGTCTTGGCTTGGCGCAGGGGGAGTTCGACCTCTTTTACCAACCCGTCGTCGACATCGCCGCCAACCGCGTCGCCGGGTTCGAGGCGCTGATGCGCTGGAACCATCCCGAGCAGGGCGTCCTGGCCCCCGGCGCCTTCATGGCCGCCTTCGACGACAGCGACCTTTCCCTGAAGCTGGGCGAGGTGGCGCTGGAACGCGCCCTGGGTCAGATGCGGGCCTGGCTCGACGAGGGCGTGGAGCTTGGCCGTGTGGCCATCAACGTCTCGACCGAGCAGTTTCGCTCAGGACGCCTGGCCAGCGACATCGCCGATCGCCTGGCCCGCTGGAATGTCCCGGCCAGCCGCCTGACCATCGAGGTCACCGAAAACGTCTATATGGGCTGGGGCGCGGACGTGGTGGCGAGCACGGTTCGCCAACTGCATGACACCGGCGTGCTGATCGCCCTGGACGACTTTGGCACCGGCTACGCCTCCTTGGCTAATCTGCGTCAGTTCCCGGTCGATCGGCTGAAGATCGACAAGTCGTTCGTCCAGAACGTCGAGGACGACGCGATCGTTCGGGCCGTGATCAACCTTGGGGCCAGCATGGGCATGAAGGTGGTCGCCGAAGGCGTGGAGAAGCCCGAGCAGCTGGCCACCCTCAGCGGCTATGGCTGCGATCAGGTCCAGGGCTACCACTTCGCCAGGCCCATGCCGGCCGCCGAGGTCGCCGACTTCGTGGCGCGGTTTGGTCAGGTCTAG
- the ligD gene encoding DNA ligase D, producing MAAAKLAKYQEMRDFSRTAEPSGNKKVLPSKALRFVIQKHAASHLHFDLRLEYDGTFKSWAVPKGPSLDPADRRLAMEVEDHPLDYGDFEGTIPKGQYGGGTVMLWDRGYWAPEKGFEKIGAALAKGELKFVMEGGRMHGSWVIVRTKRDSKGRASWMLIKHRDEAAEVGNPNGPSDDDRSIASGRNLAEITNGKGRAATPFMTGAGTEAGAVWQSDRDDSAPAGLIAPAKAGKAVKARRVETLPDFVEPQLTKPVDKPPNGPGWAHEIKFDGYRMQLRTVGGQATLRTRKGLDWSAKFPEITAAGAMLGDVIIDGEIVALDETGAPDFAALQAAISSGDTKALVFFVFDMLFEAGEDLRDLPLAERKDRLAAHVDASGPTLRYVDHFITGGDAVLLSACRMDLEGIVSKRLDAPYRSGRGEAWTKSKCRAGHEVVIGGYTTTNGAFRSLIAGVFREGELVHVGRIGTGFGRDKVAVILPRLKALETKTSPFVGKEGPSRAGRQGEVHWVRPELVAEIEYEGFTADGQLRQAAFKGLREDKPAAEVETIEPAPAITPLAEPKAQKAKPAIGTVKVGAASVTPRGSAVVMGQTISNAGKTLWPDAGDDRPVTKLELARYYEAVGGWMIEHLRGRPCSMIRMPDGIEGQQKFFQRHTGQGQSSLISEVTVWGDRKPYLQFDSVEALVAAAQVGALELHPWNSEPFLPEQPGRLVFDLDPAPDVPFEWVIEGAREVRDRLQDLGLTAFCKTTGGKGLHVVTPLLAEGLNWDIAKAFARDVCKAMAADDPDRYLIVMSKAKRTGKIFLDYLRNDRMATAVAPLSPRGRPGAPVSMPIAWTQVKKGLDPAKFTLRTVPGLLPKLTAWDDYCDGERPLETAIARLGKV from the coding sequence ATGGCCGCCGCTAAACTCGCCAAGTATCAGGAGATGCGCGACTTTTCCCGCACGGCCGAGCCGTCGGGCAATAAGAAGGTCTTGCCCTCCAAGGCCCTGCGCTTCGTGATCCAGAAGCACGCGGCCTCGCACCTGCATTTCGACCTGCGGCTCGAGTACGACGGCACGTTCAAGTCCTGGGCCGTCCCCAAGGGGCCTTCGCTCGATCCGGCCGATCGGCGCCTGGCCATGGAGGTGGAGGACCATCCGCTCGACTACGGCGACTTCGAAGGGACGATCCCCAAGGGCCAGTACGGCGGCGGCACGGTGATGCTGTGGGACCGTGGCTACTGGGCGCCCGAAAAGGGCTTCGAAAAGATCGGCGCGGCCTTGGCCAAGGGCGAACTGAAGTTCGTCATGGAAGGCGGGCGCATGCACGGCTCCTGGGTCATCGTGCGCACCAAGCGCGACAGCAAGGGCCGGGCCAGCTGGATGCTGATCAAGCATCGCGACGAGGCCGCCGAGGTCGGCAATCCCAACGGTCCTAGCGACGACGACCGGTCGATCGCCTCGGGTCGCAACCTGGCCGAGATCACCAACGGCAAGGGCAGGGCGGCCACCCCCTTCATGACCGGCGCGGGAACCGAGGCCGGCGCGGTCTGGCAGAGCGATCGCGACGACAGCGCCCCGGCCGGCTTGATCGCGCCTGCGAAGGCCGGCAAGGCCGTCAAGGCCAGGCGCGTCGAGACCCTGCCGGACTTCGTCGAGCCCCAGCTCACCAAGCCCGTGGACAAGCCGCCCAACGGGCCGGGCTGGGCTCACGAGATCAAGTTCGACGGCTATCGCATGCAACTGCGCACGGTCGGTGGGCAGGCGACCTTGCGCACCCGCAAGGGGCTGGACTGGTCGGCCAAGTTTCCGGAAATCACCGCCGCTGGGGCCATGCTGGGCGACGTCATTATCGACGGCGAGATCGTCGCCCTGGACGAGACCGGCGCGCCCGACTTCGCCGCCCTTCAGGCGGCGATCTCGTCGGGCGACACCAAGGCTCTGGTCTTCTTCGTATTCGACATGCTGTTCGAGGCGGGCGAGGACCTGCGCGATCTGCCGCTCGCCGAACGCAAGGATCGCCTCGCCGCCCATGTCGATGCCTCCGGTCCGACCTTGCGCTATGTCGATCACTTCATCACCGGCGGGGACGCGGTCCTGCTGTCGGCCTGCCGCATGGACCTGGAGGGCATCGTCTCCAAGCGTCTGGACGCGCCCTATCGCTCGGGCCGAGGCGAGGCCTGGACCAAGTCGAAGTGCCGGGCCGGCCACGAGGTGGTGATCGGCGGCTATACGACGACCAACGGCGCTTTCCGCTCACTGATCGCCGGAGTGTTCCGCGAGGGCGAACTCGTCCATGTCGGCCGGATCGGCACCGGGTTCGGGCGCGACAAGGTCGCCGTCATCCTGCCTCGGCTGAAGGCGCTGGAGACCAAGACCTCGCCCTTCGTGGGCAAGGAGGGACCCAGTCGCGCGGGACGCCAGGGCGAGGTTCATTGGGTGCGGCCAGAACTAGTCGCCGAGATCGAATACGAGGGCTTCACGGCCGATGGCCAACTACGCCAGGCCGCCTTCAAGGGCCTGCGTGAGGACAAGCCGGCCGCCGAGGTCGAGACCATCGAGCCGGCGCCGGCGATCACCCCCCTGGCCGAGCCGAAGGCGCAGAAGGCAAAGCCCGCCATTGGAACGGTCAAGGTGGGCGCGGCCAGCGTCACGCCGCGGGGCTCGGCTGTTGTCATGGGCCAGACCATCTCCAACGCCGGCAAGACGCTGTGGCCGGACGCCGGCGACGACCGGCCGGTCACCAAGCTGGAGCTGGCGCGATATTACGAGGCGGTCGGCGGGTGGATGATTGAGCACCTCCGCGGCCGGCCTTGCTCGATGATCCGCATGCCCGACGGCATCGAGGGTCAGCAGAAGTTCTTTCAGCGTCACACCGGCCAGGGACAGTCTTCGCTGATTTCGGAGGTCACCGTCTGGGGCGACCGCAAGCCCTATCTGCAGTTCGACAGCGTCGAAGCCCTCGTCGCCGCCGCCCAGGTCGGGGCCTTGGAACTGCACCCCTGGAATAGCGAACCCTTCCTGCCCGAGCAGCCGGGGCGGCTGGTCTTCGACCTTGATCCGGCGCCGGACGTGCCGTTCGAATGGGTGATAGAGGGCGCGCGGGAGGTGCGCGATCGCTTGCAGGACCTGGGGCTGACGGCCTTCTGCAAGACCACCGGCGGCAAGGGCCTGCACGTGGTCACGCCGCTCTTGGCCGAAGGGCTCAACTGGGACATCGCCAAGGCCTTCGCCCGGGATGTCTGCAAGGCCATGGCCGCCGACGATCCCGATCGCTACCTGATCGTGATGAGTAAGGCCAAGCGGACCGGGAAGATCTTCCTGGACTACCTGCGCAACGACCGCATGGCCACCGCGGTCGCGCCCCTCTCTCCGCGAGGCCGTCCCGGCGCGCCGGTGTCGATGCCGATCGCCTGGACCCAGGTGAAGAAGGGCCTTGATCCGGCCAAGTTCACGCTGCGCACCGTCCCGGGCTTGCTGCCCAAGCTGACGGCGTGGGACGACTATTGCGACGGAGAACGCCCGCTCGAGACCGCCATCGCGCGGCTCGGCAAGGTCTGA
- a CDS encoding SDR family oxidoreductase, producing the protein MSPEERLRTQDPREQYPKPPFPAQPQPAPGLAAKMHPQPDHGEESYRGAGKLVGRKALITGADSGIGRAAAIAYAREGADVAIGYLPSEESDAREVIALIEAEGRKAVALPGDIKDEAFCRELVAKAVEGLGGLDILVNNAGKQVSRPDIAAIDSEQFDHTLKTNLYALFWITQAAKPHLKPGAAVINTASIQAYEPSDTLLDYATTKAGIVAFTKALAKQLIKQGVRANAVAPGPFWTALQPSGGQTQEKVQHFGEQSQFGRPGQPVEIAPIYVLLASQEASFITGEVYGVTGGAGIA; encoded by the coding sequence ATGAGCCCTGAAGAGCGTCTGCGCACCCAAGATCCGCGCGAGCAATATCCCAAGCCGCCCTTCCCGGCCCAGCCGCAGCCGGCGCCGGGCCTCGCCGCCAAGATGCACCCCCAGCCGGACCACGGCGAGGAAAGTTATCGCGGCGCGGGCAAGCTGGTCGGCCGCAAGGCGCTGATCACCGGCGCCGACTCCGGCATCGGCCGCGCCGCCGCCATCGCCTATGCCCGCGAGGGCGCCGACGTGGCCATCGGCTATCTGCCGAGCGAGGAAAGCGACGCCCGTGAGGTCATCGCCCTGATCGAGGCCGAGGGTCGCAAGGCTGTCGCCCTGCCCGGCGACATCAAGGACGAGGCCTTCTGCCGCGAGTTGGTGGCTAAGGCGGTGGAAGGCCTGGGCGGGCTCGACATCCTGGTCAACAACGCCGGCAAGCAGGTCAGCCGCCCCGACATCGCCGCCATCGACAGCGAGCAGTTCGACCACACGCTAAAGACCAACCTCTACGCCTTGTTCTGGATCACCCAGGCGGCGAAGCCGCACCTCAAGCCCGGCGCGGCGGTGATCAACACCGCCTCGATCCAGGCCTACGAGCCGTCCGACACCTTGCTCGACTACGCCACCACCAAGGCCGGCATCGTCGCCTTCACCAAGGCCCTGGCCAAACAGTTGATCAAGCAGGGCGTGCGCGCCAACGCGGTCGCGCCCGGCCCTTTCTGGACCGCCCTGCAGCCCAGCGGCGGCCAGACCCAGGAGAAGGTGCAGCACTTTGGCGAACAGAGCCAGTTCGGCCGCCCTGGCCAGCCGGTGGAGATCGCGCCGATCTACGTGCTCCTGGCCTCGCAGGAAGCCAGCTTCATCACCGGCGAGGTCTATGGCGTTACTGGCGGGGCCGGCATCGCCTGA